A stretch of the Veillonella parvula DSM 2008 genome encodes the following:
- the dcuC gene encoding C4-dicarboxylate transporter DcuC, protein MVITGIVIVVATFIAIIKQFETRLVLLLSGLLMCFIGGQLGAGTTAFVKELTNPGLVPTICTVLGFSYVMEYTKCTEHMVYFISAGLKKMTKIIIPGAVIITFLINIALPTAAGCAAAVGALLIPALIRSGVHPAMAGSAIFLGTWGSSLSPGLMFNPQVAQLAGVDVMTVIASFSMQAIIGIVVAAILLNIVAIVKKEHTGYVMKNDTVEEGKEFKVNYFYAIIPIIPLVLLVLGSKQVAVIPEISVPVSMLIGTAIGIIAVRPNVAEAVKKFFRGTGDGMCDVVGLMAAAACFTAGMQLIGLTSALIDGMKNSQQIAQIGAAFGPFLLAVISGSGNAAALAFNGAVTPHAADFGYGIMQLGSMAQIGAGIGRSMSPVAGAGIIIAGLAGINPMEMAKRNAVPCIIATVVIMLLLL, encoded by the coding sequence ATGGTTATTACAGGTATTGTTATCGTAGTAGCGACGTTTATCGCTATTATTAAACAGTTTGAAACGCGTCTCGTTTTATTATTATCAGGCTTATTAATGTGCTTTATTGGTGGGCAGCTTGGCGCTGGTACGACGGCCTTTGTGAAAGAACTTACAAATCCAGGCCTTGTGCCTACAATCTGTACGGTGTTAGGTTTTAGCTATGTTATGGAATATACAAAATGTACGGAGCATATGGTGTATTTCATTTCTGCAGGGCTTAAAAAGATGACTAAAATCATCATCCCAGGTGCGGTTATTATTACATTCTTAATCAACATTGCACTGCCTACAGCGGCAGGCTGTGCGGCGGCCGTAGGTGCGCTATTGATTCCGGCTTTAATTCGTTCTGGTGTGCACCCAGCGATGGCTGGTTCTGCTATCTTCTTAGGTACATGGGGTAGCTCCTTGAGTCCAGGCCTTATGTTTAACCCTCAAGTAGCACAACTGGCGGGGGTAGACGTAATGACAGTTATTGCGAGCTTCTCTATGCAAGCAATTATCGGTATAGTAGTAGCCGCTATTTTGCTTAATATTGTAGCTATCGTTAAGAAGGAGCATACAGGGTATGTAATGAAAAACGATACTGTAGAGGAAGGCAAAGAGTTCAAAGTAAATTATTTCTATGCAATCATTCCAATTATTCCTCTTGTATTACTTGTATTAGGTAGTAAACAGGTAGCGGTGATTCCAGAAATCTCCGTTCCTGTATCTATGCTCATCGGTACTGCTATTGGTATCATTGCCGTGCGTCCTAATGTGGCAGAAGCTGTTAAGAAGTTCTTCCGCGGTACTGGAGATGGTATGTGTGATGTAGTGGGCCTTATGGCTGCAGCAGCATGCTTTACAGCAGGGATGCAACTCATTGGACTAACAAGTGCCCTTATTGATGGAATGAAGAACTCTCAACAAATCGCCCAAATCGGGGCAGCCTTTGGTCCGTTCTTATTGGCGGTTATTTCTGGTTCTGGTAATGCGGCAGCTCTTGCCTTTAATGGTGCTGTCACACCTCATGCTGCAGACTTTGGTTATGGTATTATGCAACTTGGATCCATGGCTCAAATCGGTGCTGGTATCGGTCGTAGTATGAGTCCTGTTGCAGGGGCAGGTATCATCATTGCAGGACTGGCAGGTATTAACCCTATGGAAATGGCTAAACGTAATGCCGTGCCTTGCATTATCGCGACTGTAGTCATCATGCTATTGTTACTCTAG
- a CDS encoding MFS transporter — translation METWKRTVYISLICVFCTSFGVSQLAPILPLYFHDLGVQTPSAMSLWSGLATGATYLIVCLVAPFWGRVADKKGRKITLIRSSFGMALCNLLLAFQTTPEGVVIIRLIQGLVSGFYSATITLIASESPIERTGWALGLLASANLAGSLIGPLLGGYIADTIGIRNGFILVGILMGFAGLLATIFIHENYVPKPNVEKLSISKLKEQIPEFNSIVALCIASFIYAICIMSLQPVISVYIKGIVPSNTENLAFIAGTVFSAMGIAQLISSSPLGKLVDKIGPRKVLVVSLIYVGLFNIPQAYVTDVYQLALIRFLQGFGLGGMLPALNTYLSSKTPREFTGQVFSYNQSSLFLGYFLGAVGGASLMAWLGFTTLFWASGGLFIISALWIGLKLK, via the coding sequence TTGGAAACGTGGAAACGTACGGTATATATAAGTTTAATATGTGTATTCTGTACATCCTTTGGGGTGAGCCAATTAGCACCTATTCTCCCTCTGTATTTTCATGATTTAGGTGTTCAAACGCCATCGGCTATGTCTCTCTGGTCAGGTTTAGCAACTGGTGCAACCTATTTAATCGTATGTTTAGTGGCACCCTTTTGGGGGCGTGTAGCTGATAAGAAAGGTCGTAAAATCACATTAATACGATCTAGCTTTGGTATGGCTTTATGTAATTTATTGCTCGCCTTTCAAACAACACCTGAAGGGGTTGTAATCATTCGTCTCATACAAGGTCTAGTGAGTGGTTTTTATTCTGCAACCATTACATTAATAGCCTCAGAGTCCCCCATCGAACGAACTGGTTGGGCACTGGGTCTATTAGCTTCGGCCAATCTAGCGGGTTCTCTAATCGGCCCTTTATTAGGTGGATATATTGCAGATACTATAGGTATTCGTAATGGCTTCATCTTAGTTGGCATTCTCATGGGTTTTGCAGGTTTGCTAGCTACTATTTTTATCCATGAAAATTATGTACCAAAGCCTAATGTTGAAAAACTATCTATTAGCAAGCTAAAAGAACAAATTCCTGAATTTAATAGTATTGTAGCATTGTGTATAGCATCATTTATTTATGCTATATGCATCATGTCCTTACAACCTGTTATCTCCGTATATATCAAAGGTATTGTTCCGAGCAACACTGAAAATCTAGCATTTATTGCAGGCACTGTCTTCTCAGCTATGGGTATTGCTCAATTGATAAGTAGTTCACCGCTCGGTAAATTAGTTGATAAAATTGGACCTCGCAAGGTATTAGTCGTATCTCTTATTTATGTAGGCTTATTTAACATCCCTCAAGCCTATGTGACTGATGTTTACCAATTAGCACTTATTCGATTTTTACAGGGCTTCGGCCTAGGTGGTATGTTACCGGCATTAAACACCTATCTTTCTTCAAAAACGCCTCGTGAGTTTACGGGACAAGTATTCTCCTACAACCAATCAAGTTTATTTCTTGGCTATTTCTTAGGTGCTGTCGGTGGTGCAAGCCTAATGGCTTGGCTAGGTTTTACTACCTTATTCTGGGCAAGTGGTGGTCTATTTATAATCTCTGCCCTTTGGATTGGTTTAAAACTAAAATAA
- a CDS encoding anthranilate synthase component I: protein MIFPSLDRVKAIAPGYDIVPVYMEILSDVRTPISVLKALKQVSSHTYLLESADNSNHWGRYSFLGYDPKIELFCKNHQMTIKDGTTRTFACSDPAVEIRNILSQYKSPRLEELPTFTGGFVGYFACEYIRYIEPTLDFPTPNDDSAMVNDVDLMLFDKVIAFDHYKNKIYLIANISTNDLERNYNKAELELKTLADLVVNGKEADVPKGVLKTEFTSEFTKDEFEAVVKKTQHYIKEGDIFQCVVSNRREAEFEGSLLNAYRVLRTLNPSPYMFYLSGGDVELTGASPETLVKLTDGKMYTFPIAGTMRRGKNEAEDLAIEEKLINDEKELAEHNMLVDLGRNDLGKISKFGSVKVEALHMLQRFSHVIHITSTVSGDIQEGKDALDAIGATLPAGTLSGAPKIRAIEILHELEKSPRGVYGGAVGYIDFSGNMDVCIGIRMAMNKGGKVYVRAGAGIVRDSVPESEFNETLIKGQSMISAITNAQEVE from the coding sequence ATGATTTTCCCTAGTCTTGACCGTGTGAAAGCTATCGCACCGGGCTACGATATCGTGCCTGTATATATGGAAATTTTATCCGACGTACGCACGCCGATTAGTGTGTTGAAAGCGTTAAAACAAGTGAGCAGTCATACGTACTTGCTTGAAAGTGCGGATAATAGTAATCATTGGGGCCGTTACTCCTTCTTGGGCTATGATCCTAAGATTGAGCTTTTCTGCAAAAACCATCAAATGACCATCAAAGACGGGACAACACGTACCTTTGCGTGTTCTGATCCTGCAGTAGAGATTCGCAATATTTTGAGTCAATATAAAAGTCCTCGCTTAGAAGAGTTACCAACTTTTACAGGTGGTTTTGTAGGCTACTTCGCATGTGAATACATTCGCTATATCGAGCCAACATTGGATTTCCCAACGCCAAATGATGACTCTGCCATGGTAAACGATGTAGACCTTATGCTCTTTGATAAAGTTATAGCTTTTGACCACTACAAAAATAAAATTTATTTAATCGCTAACATCAGCACAAATGATTTAGAACGTAACTACAACAAGGCTGAGCTCGAATTGAAAACTCTTGCTGATCTCGTTGTAAACGGCAAAGAGGCGGATGTGCCAAAAGGCGTTCTTAAAACAGAGTTTACCTCTGAATTCACAAAGGATGAGTTTGAAGCAGTTGTTAAAAAGACGCAGCACTACATCAAGGAAGGGGATATCTTCCAATGTGTTGTATCTAATCGCCGCGAAGCCGAGTTTGAAGGGAGCTTGTTAAATGCATACCGCGTATTGCGTACATTGAATCCATCTCCATACATGTTCTATCTATCTGGTGGCGATGTAGAGCTCACAGGGGCTTCTCCAGAAACATTGGTAAAACTGACAGATGGCAAAATGTACACTTTCCCAATTGCAGGTACCATGCGTCGTGGCAAAAACGAAGCAGAGGACCTCGCTATTGAGGAAAAACTCATTAATGACGAAAAAGAATTGGCTGAACATAACATGCTCGTTGATCTTGGTCGCAACGATTTAGGTAAAATTTCTAAATTCGGTTCCGTAAAAGTAGAAGCGTTACATATGTTGCAACGTTTCTCCCATGTAATTCACATTACATCTACTGTAAGCGGTGACATTCAAGAGGGCAAAGATGCACTCGATGCTATCGGTGCTACATTGCCGGCAGGCACATTGTCTGGGGCGCCTAAGATTCGTGCTATCGAAATTTTACACGAACTTGAAAAAAGCCCACGCGGCGTATACGGCGGCGCTGTAGGTTACATCGATTTCTCCGGTAACATGGATGTATGTATCGGCATCCGCATGGCCATGAATAAAGGCGGTAAGGTATATGTTCGCGCTGGCGCAGGCATCGTTCGAGATAGCGTTCCTGAAAGCGAGTTTAATGAAACCTTGATAAAAGGCCAATCCATGATTTCCGCAATTACAAATGCACAGGAGGTAGAATAA
- a CDS encoding anthranilate synthase component II, with amino-acid sequence MVLLIDNYDSFSFNLYQLVGSIDPDIKVIRSDELTVEEIRALKPDYVILSPGPGRPADAGVYEDLLRECKGEFPILGVCLGHQAIGEVFGGTVSYAKQVMHGKQSVAKQVHPSKILKGLPEQFEVARYHSLAIIDETMPSELIVTSVTDDGEVMSVEHKDYPIYGVQFHPESIMTPNGEQMIRNFLEK; translated from the coding sequence ATGGTACTCCTTATAGATAATTACGATAGTTTTTCCTTTAATTTATACCAATTAGTAGGCTCTATCGATCCAGATATTAAAGTCATCCGTAGCGATGAATTAACAGTTGAAGAAATCCGTGCGTTGAAACCGGACTATGTGATACTTTCACCAGGTCCTGGTAGACCAGCTGATGCGGGCGTATACGAAGACCTATTGCGTGAATGCAAAGGGGAATTCCCAATCCTCGGCGTATGCCTGGGACACCAAGCCATTGGCGAAGTATTCGGCGGCACCGTATCCTATGCAAAACAAGTAATGCACGGCAAACAAAGCGTGGCGAAACAAGTACACCCATCCAAAATCCTTAAGGGCTTGCCTGAACAATTCGAAGTTGCACGATACCACTCTTTGGCGATTATCGATGAAACCATGCCAAGCGAACTCATCGTTACATCCGTTACAGACGACGGCGAAGTAATGAGCGTGGAACACAAAGACTACCCGATTTATGGAGTGCAATTCCATCCGGAATCTATCATGACACCAAACGGGGAACAAATGATTCGCAATTTCTTAGAAAAATAA
- the trpD gene encoding anthranilate phosphoribosyltransferase has translation MIKDALYAVTHGQDLSYDLAKDTMNKIMSGDVPEVPMAGFLCALAAKGPTVDEVTAFAEVMREKAGSVPHEGTVVEIVGTGGDEANTFNISTTSGFIISAAGIPVAKHGNRSVSSKCGAADLIEALGAKLELNGEQNKAVLNKANMCFMFAPVYHQAMKYAGPVRKALGVRTVFNILGPLANPAGATVELMGVYDKSLVEPLARVLVNLGVKRGAVVHGFDGLDEITATNKTYVCEINNGTFTNYEFDPKEYGFEYADKTELEGGDATVNAEITRRVLGGEQGGKRTAVLLNAGMAIYLAKDGITLAEGIEEAKHMIDSGKALATMEQFVKATQEV, from the coding sequence ATGATTAAAGACGCATTATATGCAGTAACGCATGGTCAAGATTTATCCTACGACCTTGCTAAAGATACAATGAACAAGATTATGAGCGGTGATGTACCCGAGGTTCCTATGGCGGGTTTCTTGTGCGCCTTGGCAGCGAAGGGCCCTACTGTAGATGAGGTTACAGCCTTTGCTGAGGTTATGCGCGAGAAGGCCGGTTCTGTTCCTCACGAAGGTACTGTTGTAGAAATCGTAGGTACTGGCGGTGACGAAGCGAATACCTTCAACATTTCCACCACGTCTGGTTTTATCATTTCTGCCGCAGGTATTCCTGTAGCAAAGCATGGTAACCGCAGTGTATCTAGTAAATGTGGTGCTGCCGACTTAATTGAAGCGTTGGGCGCTAAATTAGAGCTTAACGGCGAGCAAAACAAAGCAGTTCTTAACAAAGCGAATATGTGCTTTATGTTTGCTCCTGTGTATCATCAAGCCATGAAATATGCAGGTCCTGTACGTAAGGCGTTGGGCGTTCGTACGGTATTTAACATCCTTGGACCTTTGGCAAATCCAGCAGGCGCAACTGTGGAGTTGATGGGCGTGTACGACAAATCCTTAGTAGAACCGTTGGCGCGTGTATTGGTTAACCTTGGCGTGAAACGCGGTGCTGTGGTACATGGCTTCGACGGTCTTGATGAGATTACAGCTACCAACAAAACGTACGTATGCGAAATTAATAATGGTACTTTCACAAATTACGAATTCGATCCTAAGGAATATGGTTTCGAATACGCTGATAAAACTGAGCTTGAAGGTGGCGACGCAACAGTAAATGCTGAGATTACACGCCGCGTTCTCGGTGGTGAGCAAGGCGGTAAACGTACCGCAGTTCTTCTCAATGCTGGCATGGCGATTTACCTTGCAAAAGATGGCATTACATTAGCAGAGGGCATTGAAGAGGCGAAACATATGATCGACTCTGGCAAGGCGCTTGCTACAATGGAACAGTTTGTGAAAGCAACCCAAGAGGTGTAA
- the trpCF gene encoding bifunctional indole-3-glycerol-phosphate synthase TrpC/phosphoribosylanthranilate isomerase TrpF: MILDKIIEATKIRVAQEKQVESPESVKATALALPSDTGFPFEAALRQQDFNFICEVKKASPSKGIIAEHFPYLDIAKEYEVAGAAAISVLTEPDFFKGDKKYLQEIASAVKIPVLRKDFIIDEYQIYQAKVWGASAILLICACLAVPTLTKFRELADSLGLSSLVEAHDEHEVQMAIDCGARIIGVNNRNLKDFTVDVQNSVRLRNLVQDDVIFVSESGLETPEDIQVLRDNNIGVALMGETFMRSPNKVEKLAYLYGPTYYTPKIKMCGISKVETILAIVDAKPDYMGLVFAPSKRQVTVDQAKILVSELHKQYANRYNRNVIQWSNDVVQEFIKTVGIFVNETLDNLVTIATEVNLDAVQLHGDEDEAFIQSLKERTNVEVWKAVQIRSAADAEAWIDSSADMLLFDAYHKDERGGTGEIFDWSCLDEFERPFMLAGGIDSTNVARAIRTVRPYGIDISSGIETEGVKDDEKIKAFTNIVRTIAMP; the protein is encoded by the coding sequence TTGATTTTAGATAAGATTATAGAGGCGACCAAAATTCGGGTAGCCCAAGAAAAACAGGTGGAATCTCCAGAGTCTGTGAAAGCAACGGCTTTAGCATTACCATCTGATACAGGATTTCCTTTTGAAGCAGCCCTTCGTCAGCAAGACTTCAACTTCATTTGCGAAGTAAAGAAGGCGTCTCCATCAAAAGGCATCATAGCAGAGCACTTCCCGTATTTAGACATCGCCAAAGAATATGAAGTAGCAGGTGCAGCTGCTATCTCTGTTTTGACGGAGCCAGATTTCTTTAAGGGTGATAAAAAATATTTACAAGAGATTGCAAGCGCCGTAAAAATCCCCGTGCTTCGTAAAGACTTTATCATCGATGAATACCAAATCTACCAAGCAAAGGTATGGGGCGCTAGTGCAATCCTATTAATCTGTGCATGCCTGGCTGTGCCTACGCTGACAAAGTTCCGTGAGTTAGCTGATTCTCTTGGCTTATCCTCTTTGGTAGAGGCTCATGATGAACATGAGGTACAAATGGCTATCGATTGCGGTGCCCGCATTATTGGCGTTAACAATCGTAACCTCAAGGACTTCACTGTAGATGTACAAAATAGTGTGCGCTTGCGCAATCTCGTGCAAGACGATGTGATCTTCGTATCTGAAAGCGGGCTAGAAACGCCGGAGGATATTCAAGTGTTGCGGGATAACAATATCGGCGTAGCCTTGATGGGTGAAACCTTCATGCGTTCTCCCAATAAGGTTGAAAAGTTAGCCTATCTTTATGGACCCACATATTATACGCCTAAGATTAAGATGTGCGGTATTTCTAAAGTGGAAACTATCCTTGCTATAGTCGATGCAAAGCCTGATTACATGGGCCTTGTATTTGCACCAAGTAAACGACAAGTCACTGTAGATCAAGCTAAGATTTTAGTAAGTGAGCTACACAAACAATATGCAAATCGATATAACAGAAATGTCATACAATGGAGTAATGATGTAGTACAAGAATTTATTAAAACGGTAGGCATTTTTGTCAATGAAACGCTAGATAATCTCGTTACGATTGCCACAGAAGTAAATCTTGATGCGGTGCAATTGCACGGTGATGAAGATGAAGCTTTCATCCAATCCTTAAAAGAACGTACTAATGTAGAGGTTTGGAAGGCCGTTCAAATCCGCAGTGCTGCAGATGCAGAGGCGTGGATCGATAGCAGTGCTGATATGCTATTGTTTGATGCATATCACAAAGACGAGCGAGGCGGTACAGGTGAAATATTCGACTGGTCTTGCTTAGATGAGTTTGAACGACCGTTTATGCTCGCTGGTGGTATCGATAGCACCAATGTGGCGCGTGCCATTCGTACGGTTCGACCGTACGGCATCGATATCAGTAGCGGGATTGAAACAGAAGGCGTGAAGGACGATGAGAAGATAAAAGCTTTCACCAACATTGTGAGAACAATAGCAATGCCATAG
- the trpB gene encoding tryptophan synthase subunit beta, with the protein MSEQRHGYFGSFGGQFMPETLMNAVIELEEAYNKYKDDPDFVHELEDLHKKYTGRPSLLYYADRMTKDLGGAKIYLKREDLNHTGSHKLNNVIGQMLLAKRMGKTRVIAETGAGQHGVATATIAALMGMECEVYMGAEDCERQALNVYRMELLGAKVHPVTTGTSTLKDAVSEALREWTNRMSDTHYVLGSVMGAHPFPMIVRDFQSIISREAREQILEVEGKLPTAVMACVGGGSNAMGMFYHFIPDEGVRLIGCEAAGRGIDTEEHAATIAKGSVGIFHGMKSYFCQDEDGQIAPVYSISAGLDYPGIGPEHAYLHDSGRAEYVPVTDDEAVDAFEYLSRLEGIIPAIESAHAVAHARKIAPTMSKDDIIIICLSGRGDKDVAAMAKYRGVDLHE; encoded by the coding sequence ATGAGTGAACAAAGACATGGCTATTTTGGCTCCTTTGGGGGGCAATTTATGCCAGAAACATTGATGAATGCAGTCATCGAACTAGAAGAGGCGTACAACAAGTACAAAGATGATCCTGATTTCGTACATGAACTTGAGGATTTACATAAAAAATATACAGGTCGCCCATCTCTTTTATACTATGCGGACCGTATGACAAAGGACCTTGGGGGAGCCAAAATTTATTTAAAACGTGAGGACTTAAACCATACTGGTTCTCACAAGTTGAATAATGTAATCGGTCAAATGTTATTGGCAAAACGGATGGGTAAAACTCGTGTTATTGCTGAAACTGGGGCAGGTCAACACGGCGTGGCAACGGCTACTATTGCTGCGCTGATGGGTATGGAATGCGAAGTATACATGGGTGCAGAGGACTGTGAACGTCAAGCACTTAACGTATATCGTATGGAATTGCTAGGCGCTAAGGTGCATCCAGTAACAACAGGGACTAGTACATTGAAAGATGCGGTTTCCGAAGCGTTGCGCGAATGGACAAACCGCATGTCAGATACGCACTATGTATTGGGCTCTGTTATGGGGGCTCATCCATTCCCTATGATCGTACGCGATTTCCAATCCATTATCAGCCGTGAAGCGCGTGAACAAATCCTTGAAGTAGAAGGCAAATTGCCAACAGCTGTTATGGCTTGTGTAGGTGGCGGCTCTAATGCGATGGGCATGTTCTATCACTTTATTCCAGATGAAGGGGTTCGTCTCATCGGTTGTGAAGCAGCAGGTCGCGGCATCGATACTGAGGAACATGCGGCAACAATCGCGAAGGGGTCTGTTGGTATCTTCCATGGCATGAAATCCTACTTCTGCCAAGATGAAGACGGTCAAATTGCTCCAGTATATTCTATTTCTGCAGGTCTCGATTACCCTGGCATCGGTCCTGAACATGCGTACTTGCACGATAGCGGTCGTGCTGAATATGTGCCTGTTACAGATGACGAAGCAGTAGATGCCTTTGAATATTTATCTCGCTTGGAAGGTATTATTCCTGCGATTGAAAGTGCTCATGCGGTGGCACATGCACGTAAAATTGCTCCTACTATGAGCAAGGACGACATCATTATTATTTGTTTATCTGGTCGCGGTGACAAAGACGTAGCGGCTATGGCGAAATATAGAGGGGTGGATCTTCATGAGTAA
- the trpA gene encoding tryptophan synthase subunit alpha, translating into MSKIKDAFTKGKAFIPFISAGDHGIENTERYIRIMVKAGADMVEIGIPFSDPTAEGPVIQEASTRALSTGVKINDIFDMVRCLRTGEEAVTVPLVFMTYLNPIYVFGREKFFTLCEEVGISGVIVPDMPFEEKGELASVAHKHGVEVVSLIAPTSENRIEMIAKDAEGFVYCVSSLGVTGMRSEIKTDIKSIVETIRKYTDIPVAVGFGISKPEQAETMARVSDGAIVGSAIVKIVAEHGEHADQALFDYVQSMKQAVLKAGA; encoded by the coding sequence ATGAGTAAAATTAAAGACGCTTTCACAAAGGGCAAGGCATTCATCCCGTTCATTAGTGCAGGTGACCACGGTATTGAAAATACAGAACGTTATATTCGCATTATGGTAAAAGCCGGTGCAGACATGGTGGAAATCGGTATTCCTTTCTCCGATCCCACAGCGGAAGGCCCAGTTATCCAAGAAGCAAGTACACGCGCATTATCTACAGGCGTAAAAATCAATGATATCTTCGATATGGTGCGTTGTTTGCGCACAGGTGAAGAAGCAGTAACCGTGCCACTCGTGTTCATGACCTATTTAAATCCAATCTACGTATTCGGTCGTGAAAAATTCTTTACCCTCTGTGAAGAGGTGGGAATTTCTGGTGTTATCGTGCCAGACATGCCGTTTGAAGAAAAAGGCGAGCTCGCTAGTGTGGCCCATAAACATGGTGTTGAAGTGGTATCCTTAATTGCGCCAACATCTGAAAACCGCATCGAAATGATCGCAAAAGACGCAGAAGGCTTTGTATACTGCGTATCCTCACTTGGCGTTACAGGCATGCGCAGTGAAATTAAGACGGATATTAAATCCATCGTTGAAACCATTCGCAAATATACAGATATCCCTGTAGCTGTTGGTTTTGGTATTTCTAAGCCAGAACAAGCGGAAACTATGGCGCGCGTATCCGATGGAGCCATCGTAGGCTCTGCCATCGTTAAAATCGTGGCAGAACACGGTGAACATGCGGATCAAGCGTTGTTTGATTACGTACAATCCATGAAACAAGCTGTTCTAAAGGCTGGCGCATAA
- a CDS encoding DUF805 domain-containing protein, which yields MKQRVYEILYRELVENYANSKGRTNTADFWLTISAISFVYGLIICITGLATYIPYGFLYAVSIGGGVLFVLSILLCLPKIMLMARRLRDSNNDPTLMILLLVPFLGWLALLYLFCKRTSPISNGLEEKRSVSGLFIVAILVLGCLAISAGSTMINHNFIVEETAYGNLEPSSLTKQANRLLQSETATTEGRTVVSNYYEALNKKDYHGAYRYLSARAMERYGTFELWEQAMTKEEVPKVKAIQLDYVSQDQDDDIVVNYMGFTVTFEDNLEPLLVRLHNEGKGWGIVAIEAMEED from the coding sequence ATGAAACAGAGAGTATACGAAATCCTCTATCGTGAGCTAGTGGAAAACTATGCGAACAGTAAGGGACGTACCAATACAGCCGATTTTTGGCTCACCATAAGTGCCATATCCTTTGTATATGGCTTAATTATATGTATTACAGGTCTTGCAACCTACATACCGTATGGATTTCTTTATGCTGTCTCTATCGGTGGCGGCGTATTATTTGTACTGTCCATCCTGTTATGCTTGCCGAAGATTATGCTAATGGCAAGACGGTTACGAGACTCTAATAATGATCCAACGTTGATGATTTTACTATTGGTTCCTTTTTTAGGCTGGCTTGCATTATTGTATCTATTCTGTAAGCGCACATCGCCTATATCTAATGGATTAGAGGAAAAACGTTCCGTATCGGGCCTCTTTATTGTGGCTATATTAGTATTAGGCTGCCTAGCTATTAGTGCAGGTAGTACAATGATTAATCATAATTTTATAGTAGAGGAGACTGCTTATGGCAATTTAGAACCTAGTTCGTTAACGAAACAAGCAAATCGTCTTTTACAAAGTGAAACGGCTACAACAGAGGGGCGTACTGTGGTAAGTAATTATTATGAAGCCCTCAATAAAAAGGATTATCATGGTGCATATCGTTATTTGAGCGCTCGTGCTATGGAACGATATGGTACCTTTGAACTATGGGAACAAGCCATGACTAAGGAAGAGGTTCCTAAGGTGAAAGCGATACAGCTTGACTATGTTTCTCAAGACCAAGATGATGATATTGTTGTAAATTATATGGGCTTTACCGTTACCTTTGAAGATAATCTAGAGCCTCTATTAGTTCGTTTGCATAATGAAGGCAAAGGCTGGGGCATTGTTGCTATTGAAGCCATGGAGGAGGATTAG
- a CDS encoding DUF805 domain-containing protein, whose translation MSTINIYDLNYTDAFKLGIRNYANFNGRVSRSEYWRFVAGVTLIQGLLGILALLCSILGFPNYETLIDNVAVGVSLFFIVPNIAITARRMHDIGRSGWTQLISFIPVIGFFIFLIYELRRGDQRENSYGERTGYTPITPEVSKATGLEETPSRRQDWAMGIAIFIIQSIIIADIIREILWYGINGNGYI comes from the coding sequence ATGTCAACCATAAATATATATGATTTGAACTATACTGATGCCTTCAAATTAGGTATTAGGAACTATGCTAATTTTAACGGTCGTGTTAGCCGTAGTGAATATTGGCGATTTGTGGCAGGCGTTACATTGATACAAGGATTACTTGGCATTTTAGCTTTACTTTGTAGTATCTTGGGCTTCCCTAATTATGAAACGCTTATCGATAATGTTGCTGTAGGGGTATCCCTTTTCTTTATAGTTCCCAATATAGCTATCACAGCGCGGCGTATGCATGATATTGGACGGAGTGGTTGGACCCAGCTAATCTCATTTATTCCTGTTATAGGATTCTTTATATTTCTCATTTACGAATTGCGTCGTGGCGATCAAAGAGAGAATTCATATGGTGAAAGAACCGGATATACACCTATTACTCCTGAGGTTAGCAAAGCTACTGGTCTAGAAGAAACTCCATCCCGTCGCCAAGATTGGGCGATGGGGATTGCTATCTTTATTATCCAATCTATTATTATTGCTGATATCATTAGAGAGATATTATGGTATGGTATTAATGGGAATGGATATATATAA